One Triticum dicoccoides isolate Atlit2015 ecotype Zavitan chromosome 3B, WEW_v2.0, whole genome shotgun sequence genomic window, CACCGCCTTTACCACTCATATTAAAGCAGCTCACAACCCGACAGTACAAAGCTAATGAAAATCTACAATTTTCTACCCCTAATTTATTTTTCTGATGTCACTCTCTCATATTTGTCTAGCAATGTTACTTTAACCCTAACATTGTCTCATGTTTGGATAGTAAAGCTGGGGCAAGGCAAGTTGCATCCGTCGCCTCCCCGACATCTTCTCTAAAACCTCAAGATGCATGTCCTCCGTGTCCTGCGATCTCCTCATATTGGGTGCTTCAAAGGGGTATCCAACATCCAGCCGTGCACGTACCATGACATAACATTCGACTGATTGGTGGTCGGCAATCGAtcaaaccaccatgcactctcataAAGGCAGCTAGCACAATTAGATGCTTATCTGGCTGCTAAGATTCTGAATAAACATGAGTACATATACGCTTGCACGCGTTGTTTCTTAACGTGTGGCATGCAGGAGTGCGCAACTATATAATTTGAGGGCAAGCAATATTTGTACAAAGGCTCCTCTCATAGGTACGTATGTACACACATAACTATAGAAGTACAGTGCACACATCCATTGATCATTGCATGAAGCATTAATTAATACCGTAATTTTGTCTTCTGTCTTTTCGCACAGACCTAAATTTTGTTTTGCACATTCAAAGGTGTAGACCTAAGATTTCATGTTAGCTCTGCAAGTAACAATACTGNNNNNNNNNNTTTTTTATTAATTAATATATAGGGTGTTTTAATGAACACTAGAAGTTATAATAGAAATCATTTGGTTGCACCACATGAAAAGATAGAAACTTTCtatcatgatgcaatacatgacatggtTGGCGTAGACACAAATGAAAAATCCCCAAAGGTCACACAATTTGCTGGATATCCTATAGCATCCTACTGTAGAATAAAAATTGTAGGATTTTCAAGGGATTCAATCTTTGACATTTTGTAATCTCTGCGGGATTTCCTAGAAAAAATTTATGGTTCTCGAAACTTAATGTGGAGAGCTGATACTAGCATAAATATCTGAGAGTTGAGGAAACTTATAGAAATTTTCTCGGCTAATATACAATTCTTATTTCAGGTCGAATATGTTATTTCACGTCGGTGGCCCACCAAATGGGTGCATAGTTATCCGTCCTCCCGCCTCCTCCCCGACGTCAGCTCCTTCATCATCCTAATTGTTAGCTAGCCCCCTCATGATGTGGCATTCATTTTGCAATGCCACAAGAAGGCTTAATTAATACTACTCACTGCATTAATTTATGGACTAGTTAAATCGGGAAACTTTTCTTTGGACATGGACAATCATATTCATGTGATCTGAGTATTTGTATTGAATTATCTTATTCTTGGTAGTTACGCCATCATGGTGGATTGTTGTACAAAGGTGTTAATACGTCCAAAAGCTATCACATTTACTTCTAGATTTCTGATGTCTTTTCGTGTCATGTACTTATTGTATACTTATATTTTCATGTATTACATTACTTAATTTCAGGTATAACTGGTAGACATTACAATTTATATGATCTCCCTAACAATGCCAAtaaatagaaaaggcccaaatatcAACGAATATGATGACAAAGAAAATCATACGTACGCAAGGTACAGTTGGGGGGTGCAACGAGACGACACCACATGGTTTGTAGGGCCCACTAGTTTCTCCACTGCCCTCATCCAACCGTTATCGCTACCATTCTAGATTGAATACATCATAAGACTCCATTTATGGTTGTATTTATTGAGGAATGGGGGGAAGATGACCAACCAACAAAGAAAATCAATGTTCTTCGGGGACAAAATATTGCCCAACTCTCTTCTCCACCGGAATCCACGATAGATTGCAAAGGATTGGTTTGTACCCATGGTAATGATAGTCACATATCCTCCATGATGATCCCATAATGAGTGAGTAGTCCATCGAGACTATGGGGGTTATGTAGCAGTAGACATGTCAATTTCTCCTACATTTGGTTGGATCTAGGATTATTTGTGATTCTGCTAAAGTGATACTATTATGGTTGTGCCATTGATACAACAAGGATGTGTAATGATTGAGAGTTACATATTGGTCATATCATTGAGTCTTATACCCTTTATAAATACATTGGATGAGTGTCCATCAATTGACTCCATCCTGCTATTATGGGATGATATATTATGTGCATGTATAATGTATTTGGCATGGGTTTGCATGGACTTCATTGGCCCCTCATTTCGTGTGATTTGTGAAAACCCTGAGAAGGAAATAGTAGTGTgacaaaatctatgtcatgtttttCTTTGCGCCTATCATTAGTAGTACATGGCAGCATCCTTTTTGGTTAGCCAATAACATNNNNNNNNNNgagagagagagagagagagagagagagagagagagagagagagagagagagagagattgtgaAACTGTTGAACTCCTTGCTGCTTATCTCTTAAAATTGTTTTTTATTTTACGTGACAACCATTTTTTTGTAAGTTAGTTAATTGAGAAATGGATACTTGAAGCTTTTGCTTGCACACCATCTTATTAGTTTATCTTGTTTTAGGTTAAAGGAGAAAAGTCAACCTAAACTTCCATGTGTTTGGTACTCATTGCGGTGCTATTTTCCAGACAATAATCATCCAGTGCAGCGTACCAATCGGTGATCCTAATAGTGCACATAAGGAGAGATTTACATTGAATCTTggatcgaggtaataccctacttcctgcttgtccGGATTGATTTCCCTAGACTCATATGAGAACTATGGTTTATGTGTACATGGGGGTTTGGTCGCTAGATCATAATTGGTGTATGAAGCTGAGATGATTCTGAAGCTATTCGAGGGAGGGGTGTGGTGGTGGGTATCTTCCACACCTAATGTACCTACCCATGGCTACTGTTGCATGAGTCCCGACTTGGTTGATATGCATAATACAGTAGACCTACTGTGGATGGAAAGTAGAGTCATTGTATTGTACATCATGGTGGTGATCCGCCCTCTAACATCTGAGGACTTTGAGGAGCAGGCCTTGGACACCCTGTGGTTGTTGGGCTTCTTCCATCCTCCATGTCTATAGGCAGTGGAGCATGGCATCATGACTCATCTATTATATATAAGATGTACTTAGTGGGCTAACAAGAATAAAGTGAATTATGATAGAAATTTCCACAAAAGTTAGAAACATCTAACCTTTAATTGAGTTTATCATAAAACTACAACCGTTAGATCATAATATAATTATAGAAAATTACCCACCAATACCATCATCAATGAGGCAACTCCTATACGCTAAACTAATTTGCTTGTTCGTTCAATCTCACAAAAAAGTCACCCATATGTTCTCTCTCGTCCACATCTAGCAATGCCCATAAGCCAATCCCCAAAGCAAAGCCGATCAGCCGTGGCCCTGCGGTGTATTCTTTTCCCAATAGGCATCCACCCCAATCACAACCAATATATCTCAATCACCGCCTTTACCACTCATATTAAAGCAGCTCACAACCCGACAGTACAAAGCTAATGAAAATCTACAATTTTCTANNNNNNNNNNNNNNNNNNNNNNNNNNNNNNNNNNNNNNNNNNNNNNNNNNNNNNNNNNNNNNNNNNNNNNNNNNNNNNNNNNNNNNNNNNNNNNNNNNNNNNNNNNNNNNNNNNNNNNNNNNNNNNNNNNNNNNNNNNNNNNNNNNNNNNNNNNNNNNNNNNNNNNNNNNNNNNNNNNNNNNNNNNNNNNNNNNNNNNNNNNNNNNNNNNNNNNNNNNNNNNNNNNNNNNNNNNNNNNNNNNNNNNNNNNNNNNNNNNNNNNNNNNNNNNNNNNNNNNNNNNNNNNNNNNNNNNNNNNNNNNNNNNNNNNNNNNNNNNNNNNNNNNNNNNNNNNNNNNNNNNNNNNNNNNNNNNNNNNNNNNNNNNNNNNNNNNNNNNNNNNNNNNNNNNNNNNNNNNNNNNNNNNNNNNNNNNNNNNNNNNNNNNNNNNNNNNNNNNNNNNNNNNNNNNNNNNNNNNNNNNNNNNNNNNNNNNNNNNNNNNNNNNNNNNNNNNNNNNNNNNNNNNNNNNNNNNNNNNNNNNNNNNNNNNNNNNNNNNNNNNNNNNNNNNNNNNNNNNNNNNNNNNNNNNNNNNNNNNNNNNNNNNNNNNNNNNNNNNNNNNNNNNNNNNNNNNNNNNNNNNNNNNNNNNNNNNNNNNNNNNNNNNNNNNNNNNNNNNNNNNNNNNNNNNNNNNNNNNNNNNNNNNNNNNNNNNNNNNNNNNNNNNNNNNNNNNNNNNNNNNNNNNNNNNNNNNNNNNNNNNNNNNNNNNNNNNNNNNNNNNNNNNNNNNNNNNNNNNNNNNNNNNNNNNNNNNNNNNNNNNNNNNNNNNNNNNNNNNNNNNNNNNNNNNNNNNNNNNNNNNNNNNNNNNNNNNNNNNNNNNNNNNNNNNNNNNNNNNNNNNNNNNNNNNNNNNNNNNNNNNNNNNNNNNNNNNNNNNNNNNNNNNNNNNNNNNNNNNNNNNNNNNNNNNNNNNNNNNNNNNNNNNNNNNNNNNNNNNNNNNNNNNNNNNNNNNNNNNNNNNNNNNNNNNNNNNNNNNNNNNNNNNNNNNNNNNNNNNNNNNNNNNNNNNNNNNNNNNNNNNNNNNNNNNNNNNNNNNNNNNNNNNNNNNNNNNNNNNNNNNNNNNNNNNNNNNNNNNNNNNNNNNNNNNNNNNNNNNNNNNNNNNNNNNNNNNNNNNNNNNNNNNNNNNNNNNNNNNNNNNNNNNNNNNNNNNNNNNNNNNNNNNNNNNNNNNNNNNNNNNNNNNNNNNNNNNNNNNNNNNNNNNNNNNNNNNNNNNNNNNNNNNNNNNNNNNNNNNNNNNNNNNNNNNNNNNNNNNNNNNNNNNNNNNNNNNNNNNNNNNNNNNNNNNNNNNNNNNNNNNNNNNNNNNNNNNNNNNNNNNNNNNNNNNNNNNNNNNNNNNNNNNNNNNNNNNNNNNNNNNNNNNNNNNNNNNNNNNNNNNNNNNNNNNNNNNNNNNNNNNNNNNNNNNNNNNNNNNNNNNNNNNNNNNNNNNNNNNNNNNNNNNNNNNNNNNNNNNNNNNNNNNNNNNNNNNNNNNNNNNNNNNNNNNNNNNNNNNNNNNNNNNNNNNNNNNNNNNNNNNNNNNNNNNNNNNNNNNNNNNNNNNNNNNNNNNNNNNNNNNNNNNNNNNNNNNNNTGCTATATTTTTTCCTTGCTTGCTACTTCATTAGTATGAATACTTCATTTCTAATACTCTATGATGTTGCTCCTTACCGGCAAGGCTATTTTTTCATTTATTATCTATGATTCCGGTTCGCCAGATAATAATAGTTCAATGTACGTTTCAGTTTAATAAAAACCAATTGTAAGTTGTAACTGATGTGACGCTCAAATTTTCTTGTAGTAAATCTATCTAAAGGTGCAACTATACTAGCATGCTTATTATAAGGAGGACACTGATGGTGCAAAGGGGAGACAACAACGATATGATATTATGATGTGTCACATTGGTAATCGTTTGAAGTTCGAGTAACATATTTGTATAAGACAAAATGTGAATCTATTATTTATTTTTGTTTAGACCTATCATGTAGCTTATTTGGGACAAGTTCTTCTCATAGAATGTGTGTGGAATCAACAATAAAACTATACAATTACGAAATGTTAACCAGCCTGGATTTTAAATGTAAGCTGCACTTGATAATATGGACTTAGCTAGAGTGTTCAATTTGAATTATACATGTTCATTCAGTTTCCGCGTCAAGGAGCCGTGGATCCATACAAAGGATGTTCGCAACCtctattttttgaagaaaaaaaaaccCGAGTATGTCCTTACATTCTCCTCTTTCCAATATATATGTGTTGATGCTGCATTTAGTTCTAATAGCTTGTCAAAGGTAACTGTGAAAGCTGAAAGTTATGTACAACCTTCACTCAATTCTAAAAGAACTTCAGGGAAATTTGTACCTGATCCCGTCTTTCATCAACCTTCCTTAATATGTTACATTTCTCTATTCTTGTATATAAAAGTAAGTTTGTTTCTTTCATTTGAGTTGATTAGGAACGATAAGGTAAACATAATTTGATAAATTCTATTGTTTGCATAGATGTGAAAGATCATGCATTGGCACTTGGCACTGGGATGATCTAATCATAACTGCCTTCTTTTATATTCCAAATAACAGAAGTTGCATAAAATGTTTATAGGTGATGTACAATGGAGGCAATTGAGGGAAAATACACTCTCTCAATGGCAATATGTTGCAGCTTTCACAAACAATCTTGATGTTTCATGTGTACATATCGCCAGACATGGTATTACCTCATAGTTTTTACCCTTATATAATATTGCTATGAAAGAATAATTTGTGCTTACTTCCAAATGCAGGTACTACTGCCTATCTGTGGGGTGTGTGTATCAAGTGACATAGGATAGTGGGTTTCATCCGTAAGCTAAATTTTATTGGTCTTCTTTTTCACTATTTACAGGTTATATTCAACTTAGGGTTGTAACTCTCATTCCTTTAAATAAATTACTATACATAATTAACTTTTTCATATGTATTGCTTTATTTTTTTAGTTGCATTTTCAATGATTCATTAAACTTTAGCAAGAGTGTTTAGTTTTTTTTTCACCTCTCACTTCTCATAAATGAAAAAATTGTATGTTCAAAACCCAGAGGCCGAATCATGAGGGNNNNNNNNNNTCCAGAACAGGATCAATGATCTCATACCACTTTTTGTTGCTGAGAAGGAGGTAAAAGCTATCTCAATGAATGACACACTCACACGATGAAATGTTACAAGACACAAAATTCTTGTGCGGCATTCAACTAGCAGAATTTTTGTTTTTGCTTGTCTATTCATTTAATTGGCCACTACTTGAGCCGTTCAGCTACAAATAGGAAGGGAGAAAGACATTAGTTGGACCGAGCTTCATGGCAATGCCATCCCGAAGCCACTCACTCCACAACCCCAACATTGCTGCCGCAATCGCTAGGCCTCATGCCATCCCATATAGTAACCACAACAGTCTACATATAAAGAAATAAACCAGCAGCCAAGTCGTGTACATACACACACAACATGGCGCATTATTTGCTAGCCGAGGAATAAAGCGAAACTAGGGTTCATGCGATGTTGACTAACACAGAAGACGCTGTGCTTAGTCGCGGGTAAATTGGGGCCTCATGCTGAGTTCTTTAAGATAGGCGGTGGCACGGCGGAGTTCTTCCTTGAGCCTCATATTCTCTGTACATAGGCGTTGGTGCTCCGAGGTATCCTGAGTTTTTAGCCTCACCCCTGCACATTTGAGGCATGTCTTGTTTTCAACGACCCACTTGatggcttggttttcatcttttagCATCTGGTTCTCTCCCTGAAGATTCTTGGTGTCCTGTAGTTGCCTCTTGCCCTGCATTTATTAATTTCAGTTATGCGTCATTTTAGGGGTTAGCAATGTATGCATGCTACCATGTTCACGAGGGGATTATAGTACTACATTGTAATATTAGATGACCAATAATGCTACTATTTTTAGTGGAGTTTGTATTGTTTAACAGTAAAACTTGCATAGCTGCATGTCTTAGGTGACCCATGTGGCCAAATCTCATTTAATTCATTGTGGAAAATTCACTGTGGAAAAGAATGGAATACATACCTTGCTAGAGGAGCGTTTGTTTTGGAACCAAAACTTGACCTGCAGGGCACTCATGTGAAGCCTCTCGCTAAGGTCTTTCCGGAGTTCTGCATCTGGATAAGGGCTTTTCTGGAACACACTACATATCACGTTAAAGAAAATGGATTAGTACACATGTTTTTTGATAGGTAAGAAACACTGATTGAGTATGTATTGTACGCTTCAAGTTGTTGGATTTGTTCTCCACGGAGACGGTTATAATTTGCACGCCTTGTCACCATTCTCTGCACATGATTGGTCTCTTCATCGTTATTGTTGCCTTTGTCTGCAGCAGCAGCATTGGCATCGTCAGTGTTGCCCATGTTGGTAGTGGCTCCCAGCAGGTCATGCATCTCATCACCATGCTCGTGCGGGGGTAGGTGGCCCTGTTCGCTTGTGATGAAGTGATCCAACATATTTTGCACATCACTGTCGTATTCTGGCAACTCCCCATCCATGGTGATCTGTTATCATGAAACAAAATATATATTCTCATGTGTAGAGTTAAAGGTAACAATGAACAAATATCTTAAGAAAAAAGAATGCAGTAGTGAAAAAAGAAATCAAGTAGACTTTAGTTGGCAACGTAGTACATTTAGATTTAGATTTTAATTTCCAACGCAGTCGGATGTTACTCCACATTAAGAATACTTAAAATTCATCTGTATGAGTTTCCTAGACCAagatgtaatcaagtagacttaaaTTACTCTCAGAAATATATTGACATAATTTCCTGAATTCACTATCACATATTCATGATTATCTACCGCTGATTACTTCAATAATTTCTAAACATATATGCCCTACATATTCCTGAATTcactatcgcaaaactattactttCTATCTCATCGTGTTCTTTTATATGTATCAGAAAAACCTTACTCTATCTATATATACATTGGTATCTATCTACAGATTCCGTATGTGATATATTTAAACAAGGCCTTACATACAATAAGATAAGTACCAACTACTCCTACAATTGTAGAAGCAAGAAATTAAAATATACTATGCGAGGGAAATCATATTAGAATAAATAATAGCATCATAGGCAGAATAATACGATCAGATCT contains:
- the LOC119280984 gene encoding homeobox-leucine zipper protein MERISTEM L1-like, coding for MDGELPEYDSDVQNMLDHFITSEQGHLPPHEHGDEMHDLLGATTNMGNTDDANAAAADKGNNNDEETNHVQRMVTRRANYNRLRGEQIQQLEAVFQKSPYPDAELRKDLSERLHMSALQVKFWFQNKRSSSKGKRQLQDTKNLQGENQMLKDENQAIKWVVENKTCLKCAGVRLKTQDTSEHQRLCTENMRLKEELRRATAYLKELSMRPQFTRD